A stretch of the Asticcacaulis sp. ZE23SCel15 genome encodes the following:
- the pseG gene encoding UDP-2,4-diacetamido-2,4,6-trideoxy-beta-L-altropyranose hydrolase produces MARLWIRTEASAALGLGHFMRCFAIAEAARGKDWKVTFILNEASEAAQKHMAAIGANWAQVQSKIGSQADGVALRVLISSHHWLIIDSYSATPDYIAAMYDHAKVLVMDDLAQLSHIRAHMVVNAATAAKTLPYSDIAPQAVACLGPRYAPIRAEFSRDYPKSDQAGFIAIMFGGSDPKNLTGQALSHLYHEMFPMIGQGVPIRLIAGPANPHIEALSAQIAGMEQVSLHVAPDSVAETLNGAALVVTAAGGSVGEIAAQNLMALVLIVVDNQVMSLKSSPYPVMDARGGLPDDFAQWVATFIMHPEICQETATRAKALIDGQGPRRIVEIMTELSL; encoded by the coding sequence ATGGCCCGTCTGTGGATCAGAACCGAGGCCTCCGCCGCCCTTGGCCTTGGCCATTTTATGCGCTGTTTCGCCATTGCCGAAGCGGCGCGGGGCAAGGACTGGAAAGTCACCTTTATCCTCAATGAGGCCTCAGAGGCCGCCCAAAAACATATGGCGGCGATTGGTGCCAACTGGGCGCAGGTGCAAAGCAAGATTGGCTCTCAGGCGGATGGGGTCGCGTTGCGCGTACTGATTTCCAGTCATCACTGGCTGATCATCGACAGCTATAGCGCTACGCCTGACTATATTGCCGCCATGTATGATCATGCCAAAGTGCTGGTCATGGATGATCTGGCGCAACTTAGCCATATCCGCGCCCATATGGTGGTAAATGCGGCGACGGCGGCCAAAACCCTGCCTTACAGCGATATTGCCCCGCAGGCGGTGGCCTGCCTTGGGCCGCGCTATGCCCCGATCCGCGCTGAATTTAGCCGCGATTATCCTAAGTCCGATCAGGCCGGCTTTATCGCGATTATGTTTGGCGGGTCAGATCCTAAAAACCTGACGGGTCAGGCGCTCAGTCATCTCTACCATGAAATGTTCCCGATGATCGGCCAGGGCGTGCCGATCCGCCTGATCGCTGGCCCCGCCAATCCGCACATTGAGGCGTTATCGGCCCAGATCGCGGGCATGGAGCAGGTGTCTTTGCATGTGGCCCCTGATAGTGTGGCCGAAACCCTCAACGGTGCGGCTTTGGTGGTGACGGCGGCGGGCGGCAGCGTTGGTGAAATCGCCGCTCAGAACCTTATGGCGCTGGTGCTGATTGTGGTCGATAATCAGGTCATGTCGCTGAAATCCTCACCCTATCCGGTGATGGATGCGCGCGGTGGATTGCCCGATGATTTTGCGCAGTGGGTCGCGACCTTTATCATGCACCCGGAAATCTGTCAGGAAACCGCCACCCGCGCCAAAGCGCTGATCGACGGGCAGGGACCGCGCCGGATTGTTGAGATCATGACGGAGCTTAGTCTGTAA
- a CDS encoding ketoacyl-ACP synthase III codes for MVTFVTRAPALRGIVTAMPAHQESNRDLSGLFGEEMVGKIIKATGIETRPVSDGLLISDMAVAAAQILMDGLGWDKDSIDLLVLVTQTPDYPLPATSYVVHGRLGLPITTATLDLRLGCSGFVYALSIISSMMAAGGLKRALLIGGDVINSMIADDDRALRLLFGDAVAATALEASDDDRKIGFDLGADGSGAFHLMSETGGVAKSGDPRLYMDGARVLSFSLRQVAPSVARALAAVGLTADQMDHVILHQANAMMIQSLAKKIGLRDDQVVEVVRDYGNTGPASIPLAMCETFRQMTSEKPVNLLLSGFGVGWSWASAVWRTSLPRYCDIIRLPHKDQS; via the coding sequence ATGGTCACATTTGTAACCCGCGCCCCAGCCCTCAGAGGCATAGTCACGGCCATGCCGGCGCATCAGGAATCTAACCGTGATCTGTCGGGGCTGTTTGGCGAAGAGATGGTGGGTAAGATCATCAAGGCAACGGGCATTGAGACCCGTCCGGTTTCAGATGGTCTGCTCATCAGCGATATGGCGGTGGCCGCCGCGCAAATCTTAATGGACGGTCTGGGCTGGGACAAGGACAGCATCGATCTGTTGGTTTTGGTAACCCAGACGCCGGACTATCCCTTACCCGCGACCTCTTATGTGGTGCATGGGCGGTTGGGTTTGCCGATAACGACGGCGACGCTCGATCTTAGGTTGGGCTGTTCCGGCTTCGTCTATGCTTTAAGTATCATCTCGTCGATGATGGCGGCGGGGGGCCTCAAGCGGGCCCTGCTGATCGGCGGCGATGTCATCAACAGCATGATCGCCGATGATGACAGGGCCTTGCGGCTGCTGTTTGGCGATGCCGTGGCGGCAACGGCTTTGGAAGCATCGGATGACGATCGCAAGATTGGCTTTGACCTTGGGGCCGATGGCAGCGGTGCGTTCCATCTGATGTCGGAAACCGGCGGTGTGGCCAAGTCCGGCGATCCGCGCCTTTATATGGACGGTGCGCGGGTCTTGTCGTTTTCTTTGCGTCAGGTAGCCCCTTCGGTGGCGCGGGCACTGGCGGCGGTGGGTTTGACGGCCGATCAGATGGACCACGTTATCCTGCATCAGGCCAACGCCATGATGATCCAGTCGCTGGCCAAAAAGATCGGTCTGCGCGACGATCAGGTGGTGGAGGTGGTCAGGGACTACGGCAATACCGGCCCGGCCTCAATTCCGCTGGCGATGTGCGAGACGTTCCGTCAGATGACATCTGAAAAGCCGGTTAATCTGCTGCTGAGTGGGTTTGGCGTGGGCTGGTCGTGGGCGTCAGCGGTCTGGCGCACATCTTTGCCGCGTTATTGTGATATCATCCGCCTGCCGCATAAGGATCAGTCGTAA
- a CDS encoding alpha/beta fold hydrolase: MTLAAPKAPSRRLSLSLNSDHSCAPLSYLEMGRADGPVLVFLHGLGADCLAWHYCLPAFMARYRIIALDLPGHGRSGADVGDGDVAFVTGWLDEALTLLKVSSAHVVGHSMGAKLALGLAHRHPERVQSLSLIAPAGLGGPFHYETMDAYLAAPSLKTAQTLARFLVADSHAQMVPALAQALFEAVSNPERQAAFAKLLETAKTFGVALSPEWRDWTRLRCPIQFIWGDQDRLTPLREAAYLPVDAAIHVLPDVGHLPHVEAGAMVVARLKAFLETAV; encoded by the coding sequence ATGACATTGGCCGCGCCCAAAGCCCCGTCCCGGCGCCTCAGCTTGTCGCTGAATTCCGATCATAGCTGTGCGCCGCTCAGTTATCTGGAGATGGGGCGCGCGGATGGGCCTGTGCTGGTTTTTCTGCATGGATTGGGGGCAGATTGTCTGGCCTGGCATTACTGTCTGCCCGCGTTTATGGCGCGCTACCGGATCATTGCGCTCGATCTGCCGGGGCATGGTCGTTCGGGTGCCGATGTGGGCGACGGCGATGTCGCCTTTGTGACTGGCTGGCTGGACGAAGCCCTGACCCTGCTTAAGGTTTCATCGGCCCATGTGGTCGGTCATTCGATGGGGGCAAAGCTGGCCTTGGGGTTGGCCCATCGTCACCCTGAGCGCGTGCAGTCCCTCAGCCTGATCGCGCCTGCGGGCCTTGGCGGGCCTTTCCATTATGAAACCATGGATGCCTATCTGGCGGCACCATCGCTCAAGACCGCGCAGACCCTCGCACGCTTTCTGGTGGCCGATAGCCACGCCCAGATGGTGCCCGCCCTGGCGCAGGCGCTTTTTGAGGCGGTCAGTAATCCCGAACGTCAGGCGGCTTTTGCTAAGCTGCTGGAGACTGCCAAGACCTTTGGCGTAGCGTTATCGCCGGAATGGCGTGACTGGACGCGGTTGCGCTGCCCCATACAGTTTATCTGGGGCGATCAGGACCGTCTGACCCCGTTGCGTGAGGCGGCCTATCTGCCGGTGGATGCCGCCATTCATGTCCTGCCGGACGTGGGGCACCTGCCCCATGTCGAGGCGGGGGCGATGGTCGTGGCGCGCTTAAAAGCCTTTCTGGAAACGGCAGTATAG
- a CDS encoding SDR family NAD(P)-dependent oxidoreductase, giving the protein MSDLMPTQNLAREPFNPMSLEGRTMLVTGASSGIGKGTAIYLAKLGARVIASGRNADRLQETLDEMPGVGHVGRVLDLSQHELIVPWMKETCALYGPLNGLAHCAGIQSMRPLQTVNLDYIREVFDANLTAALVLAQAMRLKACHTPQASLVFVASTSALRGASGNSVYAASKGGMAAMTRSLGIELVRDGLRVNCVAPALVDTPIAHAYRKLTEDGYQRLTAAHPLGIGYPEDVAAAVAFLLADTSRWITGSIMAVDGGLLA; this is encoded by the coding sequence ATGAGCGATCTGATGCCGACACAAAATCTGGCGCGTGAACCGTTCAATCCGATGTCGCTTGAGGGGCGCACTATGCTGGTGACGGGTGCCTCCAGTGGTATCGGCAAGGGCACGGCCATTTATCTGGCTAAACTGGGGGCAAGGGTTATCGCGTCCGGCCGTAATGCCGACAGATTACAGGAAACACTGGATGAGATGCCAGGTGTTGGCCATGTCGGGCGGGTGCTCGACCTGTCGCAGCATGAACTGATTGTGCCGTGGATGAAGGAAACCTGCGCGCTTTATGGCCCCTTAAATGGTCTGGCGCACTGTGCCGGTATTCAGTCGATGCGACCGCTGCAAACCGTCAATCTCGACTATATTCGTGAGGTGTTTGACGCCAATCTGACGGCGGCCCTGGTGCTGGCGCAGGCCATGCGGCTTAAGGCGTGCCATACGCCGCAGGCCTCATTGGTGTTTGTGGCCTCAACCTCGGCCTTGCGCGGAGCGTCCGGCAATTCGGTCTATGCGGCGTCAAAAGGCGGTATGGCGGCCATGACGCGCAGTCTGGGGATTGAACTGGTCCGTGACGGGTTGCGGGTCAATTGTGTCGCCCCGGCGCTGGTCGATACCCCTATCGCCCATGCCTATCGTAAGCTGACCGAAGATGGCTATCAGCGCCTGACCGCCGCTCATCCGCTGGGGATTGGCTATCCCGAAGATGTCGCCGCCGCCGTGGCCTTTCTGCTGGCCGATACCTCGCGCTGGATCACCGGGTCGATCATGGCGGTCGATGGGGGCCTTTTGGCATGA
- a CDS encoding SRPBCC family protein, whose translation MFDGLYSGFNSDVYLRPDVFEAEMERVFAPSWLCLGFTDDLQSPNDFITRQIGKTNIVVQNVKGTLRAFRNVCTHRFSRIQCEAKGNRPLTCPYHGWSFDGDGTPVGVPHNAKSFDLSDDDRQALRLEAFQLETCGRFVFVRMAADGPDLRGFLGGFYDILEHLSDTCPERFDTHQASWDFNWKLGMDNAAEGYHVPLVHPESFAAMLKPDLRLTTEGEHGYFLGDFREQSVKWWAGVSKAIGLQTTPRFPEYACFLVFPNLVINMSWGGFYSALMFDPIAVDATAVNAGLFLGRNKGGAARDMIVAQLKEFSDKVRAEDHGICAKVYQGLTSMATPRAPLLGKMEDACAHFHAVYAKRMKGVL comes from the coding sequence ATGTTTGATGGGCTCTACAGCGGCTTTAACTCTGACGTTTATCTCAGGCCGGACGTGTTTGAGGCCGAGATGGAACGGGTGTTTGCCCCGTCCTGGCTGTGTCTGGGTTTTACCGATGATCTGCAAAGCCCGAACGATTTCATTACCCGTCAGATCGGTAAGACCAATATTGTCGTGCAGAATGTCAAAGGCACACTTCGGGCCTTTCGCAATGTCTGCACCCACCGGTTTTCGCGTATCCAGTGTGAGGCCAAGGGTAACCGGCCGCTGACCTGCCCCTATCATGGCTGGTCGTTTGATGGTGACGGCACGCCGGTCGGCGTGCCGCATAATGCCAAAAGTTTTGATCTTAGTGACGATGACCGGCAGGCCTTACGGCTTGAGGCATTTCAGCTTGAGACCTGCGGGCGGTTTGTGTTTGTGCGTATGGCCGCAGACGGGCCGGATCTGCGCGGGTTTCTGGGTGGGTTTTACGACATTCTTGAGCATTTGAGCGATACGTGCCCGGAGCGGTTTGATACCCATCAGGCGTCGTGGGACTTTAACTGGAAGCTGGGCATGGACAATGCCGCCGAAGGGTATCATGTCCCGCTGGTGCATCCCGAAAGTTTCGCGGCCATGTTAAAGCCCGACCTGCGCCTGACGACCGAGGGTGAGCACGGTTATTTTCTGGGCGATTTTCGCGAACAGTCGGTGAAATGGTGGGCCGGCGTCTCCAAGGCCATCGGATTGCAGACCACGCCGCGCTTTCCCGAATATGCCTGTTTTCTGGTCTTTCCCAATTTGGTCATCAATATGAGCTGGGGCGGGTTCTATTCCGCCCTGATGTTTGACCCGATCGCGGTTGATGCCACCGCGGTTAATGCCGGGCTGTTTCTGGGCCGCAATAAGGGCGGGGCGGCACGTGACATGATCGTGGCGCAACTCAAAGAGTTTTCCGATAAGGTGCGGGCTGAGGATCACGGTATCTGTGCCAAGGTGTATCAGGGGCTGACCTCTATGGCCACGCCGCGCGCACCTTTGTTGGGTAAGATGGAAGATGCTTGCGCCCATTTTCATGCTGTCTATGCCAAGCGAATGAAGGGGGTCTTATGA
- a CDS encoding 3-oxoacyl-ACP synthase III family protein, translating into MTSARLSGIGIKGVRVCVPKDIRRLEDENLFPEAKDRDRLTGSIGVIERRVAPAGVTTSDLCERAAENLIAQLGWAKDSIDVLIMVTQSPDFVIPATACTLQTRMGIGNCLAFDINLGCSGYPYGLWTAASLLKTLTVEGRPARALVLAGDISTVKLLKDDKATVPLFGDAGSATALEVDDAGGIWHGVFGTDGSGAEHIMVKAGAMRRSLVPTDEPKSPEDQALLYKESRLHLNGAEVFNFTLRAVPALAKELFETAGITADDVDYVVLHQANAFMLNHLRKKIGLPEGKVPIALGSYGNTSSASIPLAMASHLSNELTKPQRMVMMGFGVGWSWGAIKLDMTAIPAPQIDEY; encoded by the coding sequence ATGACTTCAGCCCGTTTAAGCGGCATTGGTATTAAGGGCGTGCGGGTGTGCGTGCCGAAGGATATACGCCGCCTTGAGGACGAAAATCTATTTCCCGAAGCGAAAGACCGTGACCGGCTGACCGGCTCGATCGGGGTGATCGAGCGCCGGGTGGCACCGGCGGGTGTCACCACGTCTGATCTGTGCGAACGGGCGGCGGAAAACCTTATTGCGCAACTGGGGTGGGCGAAGGACAGCATTGATGTGCTGATCATGGTCACCCAAAGTCCTGATTTCGTTATTCCGGCGACAGCGTGCACCCTGCAAACGCGGATGGGCATCGGCAACTGTCTGGCCTTTGATATCAATCTGGGCTGTTCGGGTTATCCCTACGGTTTGTGGACGGCAGCCAGTTTGCTGAAGACGCTGACGGTTGAGGGCAGGCCTGCGCGCGCGCTGGTTCTGGCCGGGGATATTTCGACCGTAAAGCTGCTGAAAGACGATAAGGCAACCGTGCCTTTGTTTGGCGATGCCGGATCAGCGACAGCGCTAGAGGTCGATGACGCTGGCGGTATCTGGCACGGTGTGTTCGGCACGGACGGATCAGGCGCCGAGCACATTATGGTCAAGGCGGGGGCTATGCGGCGCTCATTAGTGCCGACCGATGAACCCAAATCGCCCGAAGACCAAGCGTTGCTTTATAAGGAATCTCGCCTGCATCTGAATGGGGCGGAAGTGTTTAACTTCACCTTGCGGGCCGTGCCGGCGCTGGCGAAAGAACTGTTTGAGACGGCCGGCATTACGGCGGATGACGTCGATTATGTCGTGCTGCATCAGGCCAACGCCTTCATGCTCAACCACCTGCGTAAAAAAATAGGTCTGCCCGAAGGGAAGGTGCCGATTGCGCTGGGGTCATACGGCAATACGTCCTCGGCCTCGATCCCGCTGGCTATGGCATCGCACCTGTCGAATGAACTGACAAAGCCGCAGCGCATGGTGATGATGGGTTTTGGGGTGGGCTGGTCGTGGGGAGCGATCAAGCTAGATATGACGGCGATCCCGGCACCCCAGATCGACGAATACTGA
- a CDS encoding acyl carrier protein has protein sequence MDKQAFFAAVAEILETEATGLTGAESLDALGNWDSLAVISFVAMVDSDLDRIVDNEKLKAAKTLNDLADLAGL, from the coding sequence ATGGACAAGCAAGCTTTTTTCGCCGCTGTAGCGGAGATTCTGGAAACCGAAGCCACCGGCCTGACAGGCGCGGAATCTCTTGATGCCCTCGGTAACTGGGACAGCCTGGCCGTTATCTCGTTCGTGGCCATGGTCGATTCAGACCTCGACCGGATCGTCGATAATGAAAAACTTAAAGCCGCCAAAACTCTCAACGATCTGGCAGACCTCGCAGGGCTTTAA
- a CDS encoding phytanoyl-CoA dioxygenase family protein: MTPTFSERLRTRVPSLKRFSERARTDPRHIAYDLLPTLGLPERGGVSALIAALKPKTPDFAPSGQARSLCQALQNDGLTPVQPAIPADVLNDVVDYFKATPCHDPFRPQVGKFAWDQPPADEINMGYYTAEETLRAPHLLDLMNRPDVLQAMELRLGCKPVVDNIGAFWSYPQRHTAKGVQRFHRDYDCVQNIKLFYYLTDVDDEAGPHMFVRGSHHDRTLETGKAQTDEAITEAFGADRITAITGPAGSWFLEDVYGFHKGQLPVNKPRLLLAIQYNLYASPHCPKAPLMDNPGGYDPYINRIFLR, from the coding sequence ATGACCCCGACCTTTTCAGAACGGCTAAGGACTCGCGTGCCGTCCCTGAAACGGTTTTCTGAGCGCGCCCGCACAGATCCGCGCCATATAGCCTATGATCTATTGCCGACGCTCGGCTTGCCTGAACGCGGGGGCGTGTCGGCCTTGATCGCAGCTTTAAAGCCCAAAACCCCCGATTTTGCCCCGTCCGGTCAGGCGCGCAGCCTATGCCAAGCCCTGCAAAACGACGGTCTGACCCCGGTGCAACCGGCCATACCGGCCGATGTACTCAACGACGTAGTGGACTACTTCAAGGCCACACCCTGCCATGATCCGTTCCGCCCGCAGGTAGGTAAGTTCGCGTGGGATCAACCGCCTGCGGATGAGATCAATATGGGCTACTACACCGCAGAGGAAACCCTGCGCGCCCCCCATTTGCTTGATCTGATGAACCGGCCAGACGTGTTGCAGGCGATGGAATTGCGGTTAGGCTGCAAACCTGTCGTCGATAATATCGGGGCCTTCTGGTCATACCCGCAGCGCCATACCGCCAAGGGGGTGCAGCGCTTTCACCGCGATTACGACTGCGTGCAGAACATCAAGCTGTTCTACTACCTGACCGACGTTGACGATGAGGCGGGCCCCCATATGTTTGTACGCGGATCGCACCATGACCGCACCTTGGAAACCGGTAAGGCCCAGACCGATGAGGCTATTACCGAGGCCTTTGGGGCGGATCGCATCACCGCCATTACCGGCCCCGCCGGGTCGTGGTTTCTTGAGGACGTGTACGGTTTTCACAAGGGCCAGTTGCCAGTCAATAAGCCGCGTTTGCTGCTGGCCATCCAGTATAATCTCTACGCCTCACCGCACTGCCCGAAAGCGCCCCTTATGGATAATCCCGGCGGCTATGATCCCTATATCAACCGGATTTTCCTGCGATGA
- the pseF gene encoding pseudaminic acid cytidylyltransferase, whose product MSAPNLKSVAIIPARGGSKRIPRKNIKPFHGQPMISYSIRAAIDSGLFARVIVSTDDAEIAEVAKTFGAEIPFMRPPELADDHTGTGAVVVHAINWFKTKGIEFDLACCIYATAPFIQVERLIEGHNALIAHNKSFAFSVTSFAFPIQRALKRTADGSVDMFWPENLNQRSQDLEPAYHDAAQFYWGKTEAWLNGHIAFSPVSVPVILPRHLVHDIDTPEDWDAAEVAFEVLKKRGEIR is encoded by the coding sequence ATGAGCGCTCCAAATCTAAAGTCTGTCGCCATCATCCCCGCGCGCGGCGGCTCAAAACGCATCCCGCGCAAGAATATCAAGCCGTTTCACGGCCAGCCCATGATCAGCTATTCGATCCGTGCGGCCATCGACAGCGGCCTGTTTGCGCGAGTGATCGTCTCGACCGATGATGCCGAAATCGCTGAGGTCGCCAAAACTTTTGGTGCGGAAATTCCGTTCATGCGCCCGCCAGAACTGGCCGATGACCATACCGGCACGGGGGCCGTCGTGGTCCATGCGATCAATTGGTTTAAGACGAAAGGTATCGAGTTTGATCTGGCCTGCTGCATCTACGCGACCGCGCCGTTCATTCAGGTTGAACGCCTAATTGAGGGTCATAACGCCCTGATCGCACATAATAAATCCTTTGCGTTTTCCGTGACATCGTTTGCCTTCCCCATTCAGCGCGCGTTGAAGCGCACGGCGGATGGCAGCGTCGATATGTTCTGGCCGGAGAACCTTAACCAGCGTTCTCAGGATTTAGAGCCCGCCTATCATGACGCCGCCCAGTTCTATTGGGGTAAGACCGAGGCCTGGCTTAATGGCCATATCGCCTTTTCACCGGTTTCTGTACCGGTCATCCTGCCCCGCCATCTGGTCCACGATATCGACACCCCGGAAGACTGGGACGCCGCCGAAGTCGCGTTTGAGGTGCTGAAAAAACGCGGTGAAATCCGTTAA
- the pseI gene encoding pseudaminic acid synthase: protein MTYEIEIAGRKIGSAHSPYIICELSGNHNGSLERALALVDAAAETGCDAIKLQTYTADTITMKSDRSEFFIGGGPWEGYGLWDLYNEAHTPWDWHEALFERAKSRGVTMFSSPFDETAVDLLEGLGAPAYKIASFEMIDLPLIAYAASKMKPLILSTGMANLAEIEAAVETVRKYGNGQFVLLHCVSEYPANINDANVRVVPDLGAKFQCPSGLSDHTFGTAASIAAVALGGCVIEKHFTLARADGGPDSSFSLEPAEFTALVRDCKDAHRALGRVHYDTLGSERGSKTFRRSLYVVADVKCGELLTKDNVRSIRPGLGLPPVRLWDVLGKPAARDLKRGEPLTDDMIANVR from the coding sequence ATGACCTACGAAATCGAGATCGCGGGCCGAAAAATTGGATCGGCCCATTCGCCCTACATAATCTGCGAACTGTCCGGCAATCACAACGGCTCGCTGGAGCGGGCGCTTGCGCTGGTCGATGCGGCGGCGGAGACCGGTTGCGATGCCATCAAGCTTCAGACCTATACCGCCGACACGATCACCATGAAGTCCGATCGGTCGGAATTTTTTATCGGCGGCGGGCCGTGGGAAGGCTACGGCCTGTGGGATCTCTATAACGAAGCGCACACCCCCTGGGACTGGCATGAGGCCCTGTTCGAGCGGGCCAAATCGCGCGGCGTGACCATGTTTTCGTCGCCGTTTGATGAAACGGCGGTTGATCTGTTGGAGGGGCTTGGGGCGCCGGCCTATAAGATCGCCTCGTTTGAGATGATCGATTTGCCGCTGATTGCCTATGCAGCGTCTAAGATGAAGCCGCTGATCCTGTCGACCGGTATGGCCAATCTGGCTGAGATCGAAGCCGCCGTCGAAACCGTCCGCAAATACGGCAATGGTCAGTTTGTGCTGCTGCATTGCGTCAGCGAATATCCGGCCAATATCAATGACGCCAATGTCCGCGTCGTGCCCGATCTGGGGGCAAAGTTTCAGTGCCCGTCGGGTCTGTCGGACCATACCTTTGGCACGGCGGCATCCATCGCGGCGGTCGCATTGGGCGGCTGCGTCATTGAAAAACATTTCACCTTGGCGCGGGCCGACGGCGGGCCGGATTCGAGTTTTTCGCTGGAGCCTGCCGAATTTACGGCGCTGGTGCGTGACTGCAAAGATGCGCACCGGGCCTTGGGGAGGGTGCATTACGACACCCTGGGGTCGGAGCGCGGCTCAAAGACCTTCCGGCGCTCGCTCTATGTGGTGGCCGATGTCAAGTGCGGTGAGTTGCTGACCAAGGACAATGTCCGCTCGATCCGTCCGGGTCTGGGGTTGCCGCCGGTCAGGTTATGGGATGTGCTGGGTAAACCCGCCGCCCGTGATCTTAAGCGGGGTGAGCCGCTGACGGACGATATGATAGCTAATGTCCGTTAA
- the pseC gene encoding UDP-4-amino-4,6-dideoxy-N-acetyl-beta-L-altrosamine transaminase, with protein sequence MLSQPFLAYGRQSIDQTDIDHVVEALKSDFLTTGPWVERFERELAAYVGAEEAVVVANGTAALHLAMLALGIGPSDVIIVPAITFVASANCAAFCGSQVVFADVDPVTGLMTDETFEDALNIVRRDYSELRFAGIVPVHYAGRPVPLDQIAGRCAELGAFVVEDACHALGTVDKGVMIGACRYSDMAVFSFHPVKTLTTGEGGAIMTNDPELARKLRALRSHGLERDPARFTGLGFGDDRDSGPWVYEMQALGYNYRLPDLNCALGVSQLSKMPHFAARRRRLVELYQAALASARMPVSWAPPMPDSDPVFHLMAVQIDYQSLGKTRTEIMFELKAGGVGTQVHYIPVHRQPYWQQHALAQRNLPGADTYYSQTLSLPLYPDMTDSDPAAVMAILKEVCGV encoded by the coding sequence ATGCTGAGCCAACCCTTTTTAGCGTATGGCCGTCAGTCGATTGACCAGACCGACATTGATCATGTTGTTGAGGCCCTGAAATCCGATTTCCTGACCACCGGCCCATGGGTGGAACGATTCGAGCGCGAGCTAGCCGCCTATGTCGGGGCGGAAGAGGCGGTTGTCGTCGCAAACGGCACGGCAGCACTGCATCTGGCCATGTTGGCTTTGGGGATAGGGCCGTCGGATGTCATCATTGTGCCTGCGATCACCTTTGTGGCCTCGGCCAATTGTGCGGCCTTTTGCGGGTCGCAGGTGGTGTTCGCCGATGTTGATCCGGTAACTGGTCTGATGACCGATGAGACGTTCGAGGATGCGCTAAATATCGTGCGGCGCGACTATAGCGAATTGCGATTTGCCGGCATTGTGCCGGTGCACTATGCCGGACGTCCGGTGCCGCTGGATCAGATCGCAGGCCGATGCGCGGAACTTGGGGCCTTTGTGGTCGAAGATGCCTGCCATGCGCTCGGCACTGTCGATAAGGGCGTTATGATTGGCGCGTGCCGATATTCCGATATGGCGGTGTTTTCCTTCCATCCGGTCAAGACCCTGACCACCGGCGAAGGCGGGGCGATCATGACTAATGACCCCGAACTGGCGCGCAAACTGCGGGCCTTGCGTAGTCACGGCCTTGAGCGCGATCCGGCGCGGTTTACCGGCCTTGGCTTTGGTGACGATCGGGATTCTGGGCCGTGGGTCTATGAGATGCAGGCGTTAGGATACAATTATCGTTTGCCCGACCTGAACTGCGCGCTTGGGGTATCGCAACTCAGTAAGATGCCGCACTTTGCCGCTCGTCGCCGCCGGTTGGTTGAACTCTATCAGGCGGCACTCGCTTCGGCGCGCATGCCGGTAAGCTGGGCACCGCCCATGCCGGACTCTGATCCGGTTTTTCACCTTATGGCGGTGCAGATTGATTATCAAAGCCTTGGTAAAACCCGCACTGAAATTATGTTTGAATTAAAAGCGGGCGGTGTCGGCACGCAGGTGCATTATATTCCTGTGCACCGCCAACCCTATTGGCAGCAGCACGCCCTTGCGCAACGCAACCTGCCCGGAGCGGATACCTATTACAGCCAAACCCTGTCCCTGCCGCTCTATCCTGATATGACCGACAGTGATCCGGCGGCGGTGATGGCCATCCTGAAAGAGGTGTGCGGCGTATGA